The Zingiber officinale cultivar Zhangliang chromosome 2A, Zo_v1.1, whole genome shotgun sequence genomic sequence cggtcagcataacacttcaggcagtcttatgcctctgacatcctgtatatgataatatggaccactttgcctcacgttgagctctatgaggtcttaacaactgggtctctcggattctcgtcctgatcgacgactaagcaaccatcgtaacaagactaccctgctcggtctgtccctgctcctcaaggtctaactcggagaaaccctgaatcaagtctgtgaccacaactcggtggcaagctaaagtccctctggacttctagctaaatgcatcggcaaccacattagcttttcccaggtgatagctaatggtacaatcataatccttcagaaactccatctatctcctcggtcgaagattaagttccttctgagtgaacagatatttgagactccgatggtcagtgagaatctcaatgtaatatcatacaggtaatgccgccaaatccttagggcaaaaataatagcggccaactcagatcatgaactgggtgtTTCTTCTTATGCCCCATCCACTATCGataagcatataagaatactctaccgtgctacaTAAGAAcaacacccataccctgtagaggcgcgtcggtgtagaggacaaatccgtcctcttcataaggtaaaaccaaaaatcaaagccaacactagtctccgcttcagctcctagaagctggtcttgcaatcctcagtccaagtaaacttcacgtctttcatggtcacgcgtgaaagtagcatagctatgcggaagaaaccctcgacgaaaggtctgtaatatcctgcgagtcacaaaagactgcggatctcctacactgatttcggctgctccaaacggtaacaacctctatctcctgtggaaccacggtacactcctactggtgaccgtgtgtcccaaacatcataacaaaagacaatccaaaccagcactactgataatcacatatagatgttctcgtcgaatcatctctagatctatgcaaaggtagtgtacgtgactcacctcggatccgtaatagatcacaacatcgtccacaaagataatggaaacctatccaaacattctcgacataccaggatcatcgagtccctgaaaacatctaaggcactgtaagcctatatggcaaaaaccaagacacataatgtccgtatcacagacattcctatccataagatctccgataataaatcgaaaaatctgatcatcaataacataaatcaccaaagaataaatcctccagggtgagagcaacgctccatcacaggaaacaccacatatgtgggagcaacgctctaccacaagaaatcctcaatatatgggagcaacactccaccacaaataatctgaaatatgtatctgcaataaatataggagcaatgctccgctaccagcaatccgtgatatgtgggagcaacgctccaccacaaaacaatacctatGTACcctaaggcacctaactatccagctagagactgtacaagatctctctaccacaattcgctgtggttagcctaggatataacaacctagtaactaatcaaatccatcatcaactctatcagcatcctagtgggtcacccactgataggaaaattagttgatgggttaattcaacaaatgacatgatgcagtcactccacattctgcattcagtataagtagaatcatcatactgctaccaatgtatacacctaacacacatgctcacacaacatatgtatgatcaacaaaatcctccaattattatacaccaaacatactcacaactcaggtataatcagtatgatacctccaacaatacatatcgaacacgtgtgcaaaaatcaatgtaggtaaaatcaacaatacacctcaaacaacactcacatgacatatcttcacctatgccaagagtataaccaacatatacttccaataaagcatactaaacccaggtgcactcacaaatcaaacataatcaaaatgttacctcagataccacaccaaacacatatgtacatatcccaactcagattaaatcgacaaaatgcctccatcaaaacaccactgatgtacttatactacatctcggatttaatcaacaagatatcttcaataatacatccagatacatacaccgaactacatatctataatccacaaggaactttcaaatcatatcagaacatggatacatatactacttgcaaatggacagtctaccacaggactcctacaacacataacaatcataatatacatccaacatagacatgcaaaatcagcataccagctcaatcaaagagaccaaccttatgctaccaacactcatgggttacgggtatatctaaacaaaattcatgcatatgtatcaagcatgaatacatcaatcaaaagcaacccaaaataaagcatcctaatcatccagtaacatccctgctctaggttcaaaggaactggtatcggaacaagaaagatatacacaccatggtataacattgcaagtcaatatcatagactaccaagactatatctaatggaaaaaaaaaattatcatcataaatccaaatgtactctcccagtatacactagtaacgattatatccgataagtgttaagcaatttgctctacacttccttacatcagtggggtgacatatcccaatgcaccctctaagttatcccaccagatatatacagtccacggtcaaagtcttcacggactaggatacatcgatcctctaaaccaatccaagccgataatgatatatggctaaatcagtcctttccacgtcagtataaaacatgtactcaaatgtgctctaaatacataactaagcacaaataacctaaaggttcaaacctctaaaaatagagtatggcaatcctttactgatcaaccaacaaaaactaaatcattcatctactaactaatcaaaaataccttaatcctccacaagcaactaaggtatatccaaccacataataccaTATGCATAAATgtatacgacccaaaagataaagtcagaattcaagatcatcaaaacactctcatttttatcctcaaaaatatcaacccacataatatcagatgaatcagtctctactccacatgagagcaagttagcattcaaaacatcaaatcattatttatccacatagtccaatatcagaggaagcaaatatcaattttatcatcctgttaattaaccacaactaaccagatataTTAAAATCTCatgggcacactcaaccgtaaactctctagcacccgattaataatctgatcaccaactataaacatcaaacctgtgaatatcatacatgacactcactatgtcaccatcaacaacaacccaaataatagatcatcaaaatagttatccactaatagatcatcaaacaaccacataacatttactctcataaatcattagaaatcaacacatcacaatatctgatcttccaatatccctcaacctcaaatcattctcaacaatgatcaaacatgataactctccaatgccaaattttcatcgtatcggataccctattatccaaaagatacgagtataaaaactctactagctaagtcaacaggaatatataggtatcatccattagccagctaacaatagtagaggctggtaagtgcctccatctcctaaccaactagtagcaacaaaagctaaaactactggtggtaaaatatataaaatcatcaaagactataatccttgatctctattagggtcgagcaagatcagtggctaactcatcacatgtaatatgggctacagcaaccagacaggtactaaagataaagtgctaatacatgtcataactatcataaaataaacatcatacctatttactgtctggagatgttccgtcgctgtccagtccccaacttttgacctcaaaattccgaacgagaatatcaccggaaatccaaataaatccgaaacgaaaatccgaaacataaccatatcgaaaatccgaaaatgcccagtttaactcgcaaacctggctaacccaaatatccagaataccaacaacaggtatctgataaatctccagaacaccaaaagcaggtatcataacccgctctgataccaataaattggtattagataaatctcgaaaatccataatacaaaaatccaacaagtatcgccaaacttggcgctctgacaccaagtaaataaattggtatcatgttatcccaaacatccaaaatacgaaaacaaaagatcgtataactgttgctctgataccactaaattgtcacgccccagaggagtccccgtccgaagaaatttcggcagcatctcccctgtacggcggacaatctgaaactttctacatatctccatacctcagccacatgcggctggaataataacaataaatataacacaaccacacaaacatccacgtagttatatataatcaaacaaagcagtaatactctgactcgaaaaccaccctactcaactacactcgtaaagctcaaaaccgatgaactcacctcttctgccatctaggcaggcatgtagtagaataaaatccaaatccaaatccatcgacataataaaatccgtaccatgtccataagtagatTAATCCATAAAcaaaacaagttcaaaacatagtctatgaaagaaaaaccaaaagactaatcatatcctcgaggtctgcagggaccagcaactggaactctctcctgacagcatcaacctgaaaatatcaacaatggaggcggggtgagtccaacactcagcaggtacaactgatatacaaagtagggaaacaacacctagcactaatcatgcgtacagtctcctgataagaaagataaaaatgcatctgaagtaaacaggagaatactgtactaaccaggtcctgagtataaggtcaaacagtccgagggataaggaaatcttgtatgcatgtcaaacataggtatccaaacaatatgcagcatataaatgcagcaaacacaaacacaagcaataaatgcatcatgcatatgatgccaatgatgcgtcctggtcacccctgacgccagtcgatcatctcacacaatagtgaggccgagtgggtagggctatgacaaccgtgcactctgtcgtcactactcctgatgagtgaccgagtggacgggatgctgtcggagtacacctatcctcctaccccatatcataaatgggggagcgcaatgctctcaactcccggtacacgatgacgaggaggaatccctgctggataacacgttgtgtcacactacccatgagcggaccaacggtgcctaacagagtccctgctgcaacacactctgcctgaatcgaccactaacccatgagtggtggtgtgtgcagatccatgtaactggcgatgtgctcaacaataatggagtggactatcgcacagcatgcaatcatgcatatggtgcatggcaataaccataaaaacatcctgaccaaatccatatatatagaaaagtgcaccctaggtcaacgaatcatatcgaatcaaaggtacacagaaggtataaaaacctaggtccggaacatggtgaagcatggtatatcactaccccctataagcatgtataaacaaataaagtatacatgggatgcaaatcaagcaatcaatcaatcatgtatcaaataatgggtagtgactaaccgaaacaaataaaggacataattaatgcaacttgttaaattcactactatgtatatcaaatgacataagtcaaaagtacccgcctccaatagaaatgtccaaatccgacatcgagatactcgtctcacgtcaaagtcctgtatcaatcaatgtgaaattttatttagctaaaatccaaagaaatggctaaataaaatcctcaaGCCTGAATTAGGGtaaaccctaatcaacctaaccatcTAGTATAATTCACCCACAACCAAAATAATCCTACCTAACCAATATCAAGTTCAAAATATGAACTATAAGTTATCATATATCAAAACGTACCTAAAATCACCCATAATAAATTACATTTATGTAACAATTTGTACCTAtaacaacatgtatcaagaacGTGCCAACTCAACCACACTCCAAACCCTTACATTAGGGTTGTTGGACCAAAGATTCTGTTGGAGACAAAGGTTGCTGCTCAAGCAGGAAACTCCACCGActgtccaagcaagaatcaagatCTGTGATCAGTCACATAAAAATCAAACCACAACCCTAATTCCCAAACCAACCTGAGCACTTACGTAATTTTCCTCTTTTCAACGATGGCAGCAGATCCAATCAAATGGTGGGTGGTGACATTAGGTCAAGTTGCTGCCCAACAAATCAACATTTCTAAAATCAGACACCTAACATAGTTAAATGCCTAAATCCACAATAAATTCCACAACTAAATAAGATTAAATCAATGTTTACCCTAAACTTGTGTCGGTAGCTTTCTTCCTGCCGGCATCTGATGACGAAGAAGGATGACCCGATAGAGAGGTCTCAGACACGGCTTGAAGGGCTTCGACAGAACTAGGGCAGATCAGAAGGGCTCTGCCCCACAGCAAAGAACTAAGCAGTGGTAACTGCGGCGGCGCTGAAATCTCCACAGCAAGGGGTGACGGGCCGCTAGGGCACAAGAGAAGAAAGTCTCGGCCGAGGAAAAGTAGGCGAACGGCGGCGctggctccgtgcgtcgccggcggctagggcaccgagacGGTGTCGCTGTGGTGGCGGCACTAGAAGAGAAGCCTAGGGCACAGCCGCGACTGGTGACGGACCTGGTGGTCGGCGCTCCTTTGCTGAGGACAGGTGGTCGGTGGTGTGCGGTCAGCACTAGGGCTCGGCACAGAGAGGAGGTGACCGTCAGCACTTCTCTgggcggcgtcggctgtggcagTGGCGATGGGCGTCGCGAGGAAGGAGACAGATTCAGCGAGGATAAAGAAGAGGGGAAACCGCTCGGGATCAGGGGGAGGAAATTAGGGCTCGCggggaaagaataagagaaaaagaaaagaaaagaaaaaggaaaagaaaataaatcttttcctcattaaaacagggtagcctaaacaggctttttcccggaccccatttttatccccgtgaacttatccatatgagctccgaaaaattcccgaaaaatttccaaaaattccggaaaaatcccttattaatattccctatttCACCGGTATTTTACAGAGCGGGAGGCATGTCCATTCGGCGAAAGAGCCCTCCGAATACAGAAAAGCAAGTGAAGGAAGATTGCGCTGTTCAGCACAATCAAGTGAGCACGACTCGGTCGAGCAACCATCGGTAGACCTACAGTAGGACCCACCTATGTATCCCCTCGTACCCTTTTGGAGGTTTGTGTCACTAATAATAGAGCATGTTCCACGGGTCAATCGTACGATAGAAGCTTCCAGCATGTCACATCTGAGATTATGCATGCTCGCTTAAAGAaatgtgtcagagacacttttggACTTGTCTTTTCTTAGAATACTTAGAAAAACATGTGTCTGCTTTGAAATGCGTGCACCTTGAGACTACAGTAACACTATAAAAGAGGGTTCCTATCTATAGGCGAAGATATGCGCAACTTTCTTATTTCATACGCTCTAGTTACAGTTTTCTACTATTTTCAACTTGTCGAAAATTGACTGGAGCATTAGAGGGTCAATATCGAAAACTCCTTCCCGACCTGACACTGACGTCTCTTGTGTTACAGGATCGCGTGGAGTCTCCACTTTGTTAATCTTAAAGTTGCATctctaatttatcatcttttccactttcggataggatcaattatgaaaaaaaatattttctaagttatttcaaaaataactacTTATCTATTCTATTGTGTAAATAATGTATTTGCTTGACCTAATAATGAATCATATGGGTTAGACAAATTAAGCAAACTTGATTAGCTGAGCAAGTTGAATGCGATTGAGGGCCAAATAGGCCAAGCAAGTTAGGTGGGACGAAGAGATGATAGATTATGTAATATAGGCAGAGTAGTCATGTAATtgactaagtaattaattagttggGTCGTTTGAAACCTTATTGTGTTGATCAAGTTGATTTGATTGGCCAAATAGATTGATTGAGTTAAGCTAATTTGTCTGGATGAATCAATTAGGCAGATTGAAACTAGAGGTGTAAATGTGGGCAAGCTGCTTAGATACAATTAAAGGTACGTGCAAATTTTGTCGGGGCCACGTGCAACCTGACTGGATTTAGATCCAACGCAACTCGTGGTAGGATGAGGCATGTTGTATTAGGCTTGGCTTGGTCCATGCTCGAGCTAGGCCACAGTTGGGCTAGGCAGGGTTTGGGCCATGGGTCAAGCCTATACATGTGAAGTCAAGGAAAGTCTTACtacatatttattaattattaaagcaAAGCAAGTTGCCAAAAATCCATACGCAATTACGCAAACGTGTAATTGTTGAATGAGAACACCAAGAATGTTGAACAATCAAAGGGAAGTTTACAGTACAGAAGACTTGTCGAGATGCTCCCACTCccatgcaattttttttttttttttttttttttttttttttttgaagaagaagatcaaaGCAAAGTTTTAAGATTAAAAGAAACACATCTCAGAGATGGACAATCAAACTCCTAATTGAACTCAACAAATTAACATATCTAAGAGCTATCTATGCAACTAAACTGATTCTAAGACTCGAATGAACATCCATAATTAATAaagaacataattttaaaatgttgAATGGTTTGATATATATACAACTGATTGATTAATTCGATGTGTAGTGGCTGCGCTTCTTTTAATTTTCATGTGGCTTTAATTTTATCTGTTAAATAAATTGAGAGAAGCAATAGCCCAGCTAACAAAATAATGGGAGCCATGATCTTTAGAAAGAGCGGGATGGGGATAAGGAGTGCCAAGCGGAAGATGACAGCCATCACAAGGTTCACCGCAGAGAAGCCCATCGCCCTCTCCTGTACCTTTGCGAGCTGGGCGCCAGGATGGCTGAGGACGGAGTAGTAGATGAGGCCGACGGCGGTAACGAGGGAGAGGCAGGCGAGGCAGGTGCCGGCGGCGTAGAGGAAGACTCGTTCGGTATGGTCGAGCGCTTGGGGGGTGGTCAGCAGAAGCACGACGGAGATGGTGAGCAGGGCGATCGCCCAGTTGTAAGCCATCTTGCCCACACGTTTGAAGTCCCTCTCGTCGTCTTGGGCAAAGGGAGGCGGAGGCTTGGGAGCGGACGGGGGCGGGAGCAGAGGCGGTGGAGTTTGGGGattattcttctccttctccttgggTGAGGGTTCGCCGGTGACTCCTTCAACAGAGACGTGTTGGACATTTAGGGGCATGGCGGGTGGCGCGTCTTCGGTAAAGATTATAGAGCGATGGTTATGGATTTTGTCTGGGAGAACCAAGCTAAGCTCGTGGCATTTTATAGGGGAGGGGAACGGGGAACATTTTAATATTGCTACTATCAAAAAATCACTCGGTGCTCGAGTCATTTCTTCGACGGGAGGCCTGCGATACATCAAATATAAATCAGCCTTTATACCACTCAATTCTCAATTCTGAAGTTGAGACTAAATTCTCACACAtaattagaatccatgtttatctattttccattcacatttctaacaaaatttcctTTCTATGGTATTGCCTAGAGCATTGTTGCATGGCTACCGCTCACTGCCGCTTGGTTTCTAATCCTCGGTGAATGCTCTCGTATTTG encodes the following:
- the LOC122043158 gene encoding uncharacterized protein LOC122043158 isoform X1, with the translated sequence MDSNYVPPVEEMTRAPSDFLIVAILKCSPFPSPIKCHELSLVLPDKIHNHRSIIFTEDAPPAMPLNVQHVSVEGVTGEPSPKEKEKNNPQTPPPLLPPPSAPKPPPPFAQDDERDFKRVGKMAYNWAIALLTISVVLLLTTPQALDHTERVFLYAAGTCLACLSLVTAVGLIYYSVLSHPGAQLAKVQERAMGFSAVNLVMAVIFRLALLIPIPLFLKIMAPIILLAGLLLLSIYLTDKIKAT
- the LOC122043158 gene encoding uncharacterized protein LOC122043158 isoform X2, with amino-acid sequence MTRAPSDFLIVAILKCSPFPSPIKCHELSLVLPDKIHNHRSIIFTEDAPPAMPLNVQHVSVEGVTGEPSPKEKEKNNPQTPPPLLPPPSAPKPPPPFAQDDERDFKRVGKMAYNWAIALLTISVVLLLTTPQALDHTERVFLYAAGTCLACLSLVTAVGLIYYSVLSHPGAQLAKVQERAMGFSAVNLVMAVIFRLALLIPIPLFLKIMAPIILLAGLLLLSIYLTDKIKAT